A section of the Pseudomonas lini genome encodes:
- a CDS encoding TIGR03749 family integrating conjugative element protein gives MKRIATLGLTVALMSWGAAAQAVELMRWERLPLAVPLVINQERVVFVDEAVRVGVPSTLTGKLRLQSTGGALYLRASEAIAPTRLQLQSVATGEIILLDIAAMPGDQPLEPVRIIKNAQGQATEAESSTVPVPERTPAPVALTRYAAQSLYAPLRTVESLPGVRRVPLKLRTELPTLLPTENVSSTPIAAWQLGDYWVTAVKLRNRGSATVQLDPRRLQAKLFAAALQHTFLGPVGSAEDTTVAYLVTRGAGLEHAVLLLSVPEGADDES, from the coding sequence TGTCATGGGGAGCTGCAGCGCAGGCCGTCGAGTTGATGCGTTGGGAACGCCTTCCCCTCGCTGTCCCGCTGGTGATCAATCAGGAACGGGTGGTCTTTGTCGATGAGGCTGTTCGAGTCGGCGTGCCCTCAACCCTGACCGGCAAGCTGCGCTTGCAATCAACCGGTGGCGCGCTGTACCTGCGCGCGTCGGAAGCCATTGCTCCGACCCGGCTGCAACTGCAATCGGTCGCGACGGGCGAGATCATCCTGCTGGATATCGCAGCCATGCCTGGTGATCAACCGCTAGAGCCCGTGCGAATTATCAAAAATGCTCAGGGGCAGGCGACCGAGGCTGAATCCAGCACCGTCCCTGTTCCAGAACGTACACCGGCCCCAGTCGCTTTGACGCGCTACGCCGCGCAAAGCCTGTACGCACCTCTACGCACCGTGGAGTCGCTGCCCGGCGTACGCCGCGTCCCGCTAAAGCTGCGCACAGAATTGCCAACCCTGCTGCCGACCGAAAACGTGTCCAGCACGCCCATCGCCGCCTGGCAACTCGGAGACTACTGGGTTACAGCAGTGAAGTTACGCAATCGTGGCTCAGCGACGGTGCAACTCGATCCGCGTCGGCTACAGGCCAAGCTATTCGCCGCGGCACTCCAGCACACCTTCCTCGGACCTGTCGGCAGCGCCGAAGACACTACGGTTGCCTACCTCGTCACCCGCGGTGCCGGTCTTGAACACGCCGTGCTGCTCCTGTCTGTTCCGGAAGGTGCCGACGATGAAAGCTAA